The proteins below are encoded in one region of Fimbriimonadaceae bacterium:
- a CDS encoding glycosyltransferase — MSRLKVAIFSDSALPVLNGVSVSIDGLIGALREQGHSVHLYTTRYRGHRDSDPNVHRFFSTLTPWTPNYPLSIPPFYPWFDRFRREDFDIVHTHTPFTVGFVGLRWAESCGIPIVSTYHTHYDKYIHYVPFFPKRYLKFKIAKHTNYYYEQVDHVVTPSEASKRWLNRHAVRTPITVIPTGVPNPRQIDRAEVRQALGASPDQTILLYTGRVAGEKNIGVLLEAFQMVFSANRNAVMWVVGDGPARADYTQMASDLGIGDRIKFWGFIDRDKLGDFYAAADIFWFSSMTETQGLVVAEAMSYGLPCLVVQGGGASTHLESGVDGFVLPNDPSDLAETALRLQSDERLYTRISAAARKTASNLSVTSMAEDMASVYRGVIGARQELRRAAFVV, encoded by the coding sequence GTGTCGAGGCTCAAGGTCGCAATCTTCTCCGATAGCGCGCTGCCGGTCCTGAACGGGGTCAGCGTCAGCATCGACGGCTTGATCGGCGCCTTGCGCGAGCAAGGGCACAGCGTCCACCTCTACACCACGCGCTACCGGGGACACCGCGATAGCGACCCGAACGTCCACCGCTTTTTCAGCACGCTGACGCCGTGGACGCCCAACTATCCCCTCTCCATCCCTCCGTTCTATCCCTGGTTCGACCGTTTTCGCCGGGAAGACTTCGACATCGTCCACACGCACACCCCTTTCACGGTCGGGTTTGTCGGCCTGAGGTGGGCCGAGTCGTGCGGCATCCCGATCGTCTCGACTTACCACACCCATTACGATAAATATATCCACTATGTCCCGTTCTTCCCTAAGCGTTATCTGAAGTTCAAGATCGCGAAACACACGAACTATTATTACGAGCAAGTCGACCACGTCGTGACTCCCAGCGAAGCGAGCAAGAGGTGGCTCAACCGGCACGCCGTCCGCACGCCGATCACGGTGATCCCGACAGGCGTTCCGAACCCAAGGCAGATCGACCGGGCCGAGGTGCGACAGGCGCTCGGCGCAAGCCCCGACCAGACGATCTTGCTCTACACCGGCCGCGTCGCAGGTGAGAAGAACATCGGTGTTTTGTTGGAGGCGTTCCAGATGGTTTTCAGCGCGAACCGGAATGCGGTGATGTGGGTGGTGGGCGACGGGCCGGCGCGTGCGGACTATACGCAGATGGCGAGCGACTTAGGCATTGGCGACCGTATCAAGTTTTGGGGTTTCATCGACCGCGACAAGTTGGGCGACTTCTACGCGGCCGCCGACATTTTCTGGTTCTCATCGATGACCGAGACCCAGGGTCTGGTCGTGGCCGAGGCCATGAGTTACGGCTTGCCGTGCCTGGTGGTCCAAGGGGGCGGCGCCTCCACCCACTTGGAATCTGGGGTGGACGGCTTCGTCTTGCCGAACGATCCTTCGGACCTCGCCGAGACCGCACTCAGGCTGCAATCCGACGAGCGCCTCTACACGCGCATCTCCGCCGCGGCGCGCAAGACTGCTTCAAACCTCAGCGTCACGAGCATGGCGGAGGACATGGCTTCGGTCTATCGGGGCGTGATCGGCGCGCGCCAAGAACTGCGGAGGGCCGCCTTTGTCGTTTGA
- a CDS encoding zinc ribbon domain-containing protein translates to MPLYEFRCGGCGRKVTLLVGVVASDGADCCPHCGSADLTKLVSRFRRGRSEDDRVDELADRVELMGEPDSSSGMRSLVREMGKAMDDDMADEMEELFETDMEEGGDD, encoded by the coding sequence GTGCCGCTTTACGAGTTCCGCTGTGGCGGGTGTGGCCGCAAGGTCACACTTTTGGTCGGCGTCGTCGCTTCTGACGGCGCCGACTGTTGCCCGCACTGTGGCTCGGCCGACCTCACCAAACTCGTCAGCCGGTTCCGGCGAGGCCGCAGCGAGGACGACCGGGTAGACGAGCTCGCCGACCGGGTGGAGCTGATGGGCGAGCCAGACTCCTCCTCCGGCATGCGCTCCCTCGTCCGCGAGATGGGCAAGGCGATGGACGACGATATGGCCGACGAGATGGAAGAGCTATTCGAGACGGACATGGAAGAGGGCGGCGACGACTAG
- a CDS encoding DUF2905 domain-containing protein produces the protein MQEIGKWAVAAGLTIAAIGAAIWLLGAFLPGLRIGRLPGDIVVERPNFSFYFPIATMILVSAVLTLVMWIVGMVRR, from the coding sequence GTGCAGGAAATCGGGAAGTGGGCTGTGGCCGCCGGGCTTACGATCGCCGCCATCGGTGCGGCGATATGGCTTCTGGGCGCGTTCCTCCCGGGGTTGAGGATCGGTCGCCTCCCCGGCGACATCGTGGTGGAACGGCCAAACTTCTCGTTCTACTTCCCGATTGCGACCATGATCCTCGTCAGTGCCGTCCTCACCCTCGTGATGTGGATCGTCGGGATGGTGCGGCGCTGA
- a CDS encoding HAD-IA family hydrolase codes for MSSRWHPGEMAASTAERLGFGTEEGAAHRFEALAGERWGEFREINLRRDREAGDRFWLEVMTDWARGEGLPDGHAERLVEAANERIFGQGSEVFRVFDDVVPCLRALGAAGIPMAVVSNWDMSLHRTLSSFGLDSFFCGVFASMETGYAKPQAEIFRLALECLGTEAHETLHVGDHPVDDLRGAKSAGMQALIVDRGAPSSATYISSLEELPARIGL; via the coding sequence ATGAGCAGTCGCTGGCACCCTGGGGAAATGGCCGCCTCCACAGCCGAGCGACTCGGCTTCGGAACCGAAGAAGGCGCCGCCCACCGGTTCGAGGCGCTCGCGGGCGAACGTTGGGGAGAGTTCCGCGAGATCAATTTGCGGCGCGACCGCGAAGCCGGGGACCGCTTCTGGCTCGAGGTGATGACGGACTGGGCGCGCGGGGAAGGCCTCCCGGACGGCCACGCGGAGAGGCTTGTCGAAGCGGCCAACGAGCGGATCTTCGGGCAGGGCTCGGAGGTCTTCCGAGTGTTCGATGACGTGGTGCCTTGCCTGCGGGCGCTGGGCGCAGCCGGGATTCCGATGGCGGTGGTCAGCAACTGGGACATGAGCCTTCACCGCACGCTCTCCTCTTTCGGCCTGGACTCCTTCTTTTGTGGCGTCTTCGCCTCGATGGAGACGGGCTACGCGAAACCCCAGGCGGAGATCTTTCGCCTGGCGCTCGAATGTCTCGGAACGGAGGCGCACGAGACGCTTCACGTGGGCGACCACCCGGTCGACGACCTGCGCGGCGCGAAGTCGGCCGGAATGCAGGCCCTCATTGTCGACCGGGGCGCGCCTTCTTCCGCGACCTACATTTCGTCGCTAGAGGAGCTTCCGGCCAGGATCGGGTTGTGA
- the queA gene encoding tRNA preQ1(34) S-adenosylmethionine ribosyltransferase-isomerase QueA, with amino-acid sequence MRVADFDYHLPEELIAQSPIEPRDASRLLYLPRAGGPAQHLQFRDLSRLLAPGDLLVMNNTRVTALRLFGHRKTGAKLEMLVLGESEDGWEALVKPARKLADGEEVELESGLAARILADLGGGRKRVAFLGATDAHAELAGIGQVPLPPYVRAALANPERYQTVYAASPGSAAAPTAGLHFTPGLLEELAASGVKTAHVTLDVGLDTFRPVAVEEASQHEMHGERCSVPEETAEAVAECRGRVVAVGTTTVRTLESFSTGPRTLETGSRVTRLFITPGFSFRTVDGMLTNFHMPRTTMLFMVAAMASRERLMKAYEEALEIRYRFLSFGDAMMIL; translated from the coding sequence GTGAGAGTCGCGGACTTCGACTACCACCTGCCCGAGGAGCTGATCGCGCAAAGCCCGATCGAGCCGCGCGACGCCTCGCGCCTGCTCTATCTTCCGCGAGCAGGGGGGCCGGCGCAGCACCTCCAGTTCCGAGACCTTTCTCGGCTGCTGGCCCCGGGAGACCTGCTTGTGATGAACAACACCAGGGTCACCGCCCTTCGCCTTTTCGGCCACCGCAAGACCGGGGCGAAGCTCGAGATGCTCGTCTTGGGCGAAAGCGAGGACGGTTGGGAAGCGCTCGTGAAGCCGGCGCGCAAGCTCGCCGACGGCGAAGAGGTCGAGCTGGAGTCGGGACTGGCCGCGCGGATCCTTGCGGACCTCGGCGGTGGGCGCAAGCGTGTCGCCTTTCTCGGGGCGACGGATGCCCACGCGGAGCTGGCCGGAATCGGGCAGGTGCCCCTGCCGCCCTACGTGCGGGCCGCCCTGGCCAACCCGGAGCGGTACCAGACCGTTTATGCCGCGTCCCCTGGAAGTGCGGCCGCCCCGACCGCCGGGCTGCACTTTACGCCCGGGCTGCTTGAAGAGCTGGCCGCGAGCGGTGTGAAGACCGCGCACGTCACCCTGGACGTCGGGCTCGACACGTTCCGGCCGGTGGCGGTCGAAGAGGCTTCCCAGCACGAGATGCACGGGGAACGATGCTCAGTGCCGGAAGAGACGGCGGAGGCCGTGGCCGAATGCCGGGGCCGGGTCGTCGCGGTCGGAACGACCACCGTGCGGACCTTGGAGAGCTTTTCGACAGGCCCCCGGACCCTGGAGACCGGGAGCCGTGTGACCCGCCTCTTCATAACGCCAGGTTTTTCGTTTAGGACAGTGGACGGGATGCTCACGAACTTTCATATGCCGCGGACGACGATGCTCTTTATGGTTGCGGCCATGGCGTCTCGCGAGCGACTCATGAAAGCCTACGAAGAAGCCCTTGAAATTCGGTATCGATTTTTAAGCTTTGGCGACGCCATGATGATCCTTTGA
- a CDS encoding helix-turn-helix domain-containing protein — translation MPRSLEFLGRFFDDEVTSHSYPGGFGETREELIRRLVDPELTLEEASRLLGVCPATVRRYTNRKWLECHRTKGGQRRFRLSAVVKFVDEHGRVPESSS, via the coding sequence TTGCCGAGAAGCTTGGAGTTTCTGGGGCGGTTCTTTGACGACGAAGTGACCTCGCACTCCTACCCGGGCGGCTTCGGCGAGACCCGCGAGGAGTTGATCAGGCGCCTCGTCGATCCCGAACTCACGCTTGAGGAAGCGAGCCGGTTGCTGGGGGTGTGCCCGGCGACAGTGCGCCGCTACACCAACCGGAAGTGGCTCGAGTGCCACCGCACGAAGGGTGGGCAGCGACGGTTCCGGCTCAGTGCCGTTGTGAAGTTCGTCGACGAGCACGGTCGGGTTCCCGAGAGTTCCAGCTAG
- a CDS encoding Gfo/Idh/MocA family oxidoreductase: MVKVGLMGVAHVHAGGFGEALRHSQRGTLVAVYDDDADRGRTFAGRFDVNFQDQVSDLLRECEAVIVCAPNLRHADLVDSALRTGRPALCEKPLAASRRDLHRIEASMKESGTLLSTAFPCPFSPAFKSTLAHLRAGDIGQLLAVNTTNRGQCPGGWFTDPSQSGGGAMIDHTVHVADLLWRLLGDEPDSVFALTGNNMHSEGFDDTAHVTLSYASGVFATIDASWSRPAGYRTWGDVNLSLVGTTGVIETSLFEQGLGVTTDRLRSQGTGSDLTLELVEDFLAAIEEKREPTVTGEDGLRASRIALAAYESLKTEAPAPLSSVA, translated from the coding sequence ATGGTCAAGGTTGGGCTTATGGGCGTGGCGCACGTGCACGCGGGCGGCTTCGGGGAGGCGCTGAGGCACAGCCAGCGCGGAACCCTCGTGGCGGTCTACGACGACGACGCGGACCGGGGCCGGACGTTCGCGGGCCGGTTCGACGTCAATTTCCAGGACCAAGTGTCCGACCTGTTGCGGGAGTGCGAGGCCGTGATCGTCTGCGCGCCGAACCTGCGGCACGCAGACCTGGTGGACTCGGCCCTGCGCACGGGACGACCCGCCCTCTGCGAGAAGCCCCTGGCCGCGAGCCGCCGCGACCTCCACCGGATCGAAGCCTCCATGAAAGAAAGCGGGACGCTGTTGTCGACCGCTTTCCCCTGCCCCTTCTCCCCGGCCTTCAAGAGCACCTTGGCGCACCTCCGCGCCGGGGATATCGGCCAGCTTCTGGCCGTCAACACGACGAACCGGGGCCAATGCCCGGGCGGATGGTTCACCGACCCCTCCCAGTCAGGGGGCGGGGCGATGATCGACCACACCGTGCACGTGGCCGACCTTTTGTGGCGTCTGCTCGGCGATGAGCCGGATTCGGTGTTCGCGCTGACCGGGAACAACATGCACTCGGAGGGTTTCGACGACACGGCCCATGTGACCCTCAGCTATGCGAGCGGAGTCTTTGCCACGATCGACGCGAGCTGGTCGCGGCCGGCGGGGTACCGCACTTGGGGCGATGTGAACCTGTCGCTGGTCGGGACGACCGGCGTGATCGAGACCAGTCTCTTTGAGCAAGGGCTCGGGGTGACGACCGACCGTCTGCGCAGCCAGGGCACGGGAAGTGACTTGACGCTGGAGCTGGTCGAGGACTTCCTTGCCGCAATCGAAGAGAAGCGCGAGCCGACCGTGACCGGCGAAGACGGCCTTCGGGCGTCGCGGATCGCCCTCGCCGCATACGAGAGCCTCAAGACCGAGGCACCGGCCCCGCTCTCTTCCGTGGCCTAG
- the tsaE gene encoding tRNA (adenosine(37)-N6)-threonylcarbamoyltransferase complex ATPase subunit type 1 TsaE, protein MRHSAPGEEATKELAANLAPRLRAGDVVLLEGEMGAGKTTFARGLLAALGWVEPVRSPTFPILLVYPTSPPVVHCDLYRVSSAAGLGLEDYLESHLVVVEWPERAAGFLHASRVWRIHIQAEGSGRVIEISPPGEGE, encoded by the coding sequence GTGCGGCACTCGGCACCGGGCGAAGAGGCGACGAAAGAATTGGCGGCGAACCTGGCCCCCCGACTGCGGGCTGGCGACGTGGTGCTTCTGGAGGGCGAGATGGGCGCGGGAAAAACGACCTTTGCGCGCGGCCTCTTGGCCGCATTGGGGTGGGTGGAGCCGGTCCGATCGCCGACCTTCCCGATCCTTTTGGTCTATCCGACCTCGCCGCCGGTCGTGCACTGCGACCTCTACCGTGTTTCCAGTGCGGCGGGCCTTGGGTTGGAGGACTATTTGGAGAGCCACCTGGTCGTCGTCGAATGGCCCGAGCGGGCGGCAGGGTTCTTGCATGCCAGCCGTGTCTGGCGGATCCATATCCAGGCCGAGGGTTCCGGGCGGGTGATCGAAATCTCTCCGCCCGGCGAAGGCGAGTAA